A window of Gasterosteus aculeatus chromosome 9, fGasAcu3.hap1.1, whole genome shotgun sequence contains these coding sequences:
- the c9h4orf33 gene encoding UPF0462 protein C4orf33 homolog isoform X1 yields the protein MRVVRALKCLTLIHILLCCESLPLRRMQFVIQHTWDSDPVNHDPIRIDFSPGEGGLKIEMFGPFFNEPAAPAGPPSQPFPGLWDYEVVESFFLDSTTENYLEVEFCPHGQHLILLLSGVGKAFQQQLPMVFNATITGDRWMGEALLPWSYLPPNINKMNSYAIHGSGEKRTYEALYSIPKEEIVEGLKPNFHRLEYFQNFSLQSIMGEGWIQPESDLWKGKP from the exons ATGAGGGTAGTTCGTGCTCTAAAGTGTCTGACACTTATCCACATTCTGCTATGCTGTGAATCGCT TCCTCTTAGGCGAATGCAGTTTGTGATCCAGCACACTTGGGACAGCGATCCTGTGAATCATGACCCCATCAGGATCGATTTCTCTCCTGGGGAAGGAGGGCTGAAGATCGAGATGTTTGGACCCTTCTTCAATGAGCCAGCAGCCCCCGCAGGTCCCCCTAGTCAGCCCTTTCCTGGACTCTGGGATTACGAAG TTGTGGAGTCCTTCTTCCTTGACAGTACCACAGAGAATTACCTGGAAGTGGAGTTTTGTCC acATGGACAGCACCTGATATTGTTGCTATCAGGAGTTGGAAAAGCATTCCAG caaCAACTGCCCATGGTGTTTAATGCCACGATCACAGGGGACAGGTGGATGGGTGAGGCTCTCTTGCCCTGGTCCTACTTACCTCCAAACATCAACAAGATGAACTCCTACGCAATTCACGGCTCAGGAGAGAAGCGTACGTATGAGGCTCTCTACTCCATCCCCAAGGAGGAGATAGTGGAAGGCCTAAAACCCAACTT CCACCGCCTGGAGTATTTCCAGAATTTCAGCCTGCAAAGCATCATGGGAGAAGGTTGGATCCAGCCAGAATCGGATCTATGGAAAGGAAAGCCATGA
- the c9h4orf33 gene encoding UPF0462 protein C4orf33 homolog isoform X2, which translates to MQFVIQHTWDSDPVNHDPIRIDFSPGEGGLKIEMFGPFFNEPAAPAGPPSQPFPGLWDYEVVESFFLDSTTENYLEVEFCPHGQHLILLLSGVGKAFQQQLPMVFNATITGDRWMGEALLPWSYLPPNINKMNSYAIHGSGEKRTYEALYSIPKEEIVEGLKPNFHRLEYFQNFSLQSIMGEGWIQPESDLWKGKP; encoded by the exons ATGCAGTTTGTGATCCAGCACACTTGGGACAGCGATCCTGTGAATCATGACCCCATCAGGATCGATTTCTCTCCTGGGGAAGGAGGGCTGAAGATCGAGATGTTTGGACCCTTCTTCAATGAGCCAGCAGCCCCCGCAGGTCCCCCTAGTCAGCCCTTTCCTGGACTCTGGGATTACGAAG TTGTGGAGTCCTTCTTCCTTGACAGTACCACAGAGAATTACCTGGAAGTGGAGTTTTGTCC acATGGACAGCACCTGATATTGTTGCTATCAGGAGTTGGAAAAGCATTCCAG caaCAACTGCCCATGGTGTTTAATGCCACGATCACAGGGGACAGGTGGATGGGTGAGGCTCTCTTGCCCTGGTCCTACTTACCTCCAAACATCAACAAGATGAACTCCTACGCAATTCACGGCTCAGGAGAGAAGCGTACGTATGAGGCTCTCTACTCCATCCCCAAGGAGGAGATAGTGGAAGGCCTAAAACCCAACTT CCACCGCCTGGAGTATTTCCAGAATTTCAGCCTGCAAAGCATCATGGGAGAAGGTTGGATCCAGCCAGAATCGGATCTATGGAAAGGAAAGCCATGA